A genomic region of uncultured Roseibium sp. contains the following coding sequences:
- a CDS encoding flagellar hook-basal body complex protein FliE: protein MTTPSIANNAYQLAAKLQQQARAVEDATPETTGMDFGQMVKEAVDTVVDKGQEADEKAIGMIEGNTGVVDVVTAVAETEVALETMVAVRDRVISAYEEIMRMPI, encoded by the coding sequence GTGACCACTCCGTCAATTGCAAACAATGCCTACCAGCTGGCGGCCAAGCTCCAGCAACAAGCAAGAGCCGTCGAGGACGCCACGCCGGAAACCACGGGGATGGATTTCGGCCAGATGGTGAAGGAGGCGGTTGATACCGTTGTCGACAAGGGGCAGGAGGCCGACGAAAAGGCGATCGGAATGATCGAAGGCAATACCGGCGTCGTCGATGTCGTCACGGCCGTTGCCGAGACCGAGGTCGCGCTGGAAACCATGGTCGCGGTTCGTGACCGTGTCATTTCCGCCTATGAAGAAATCATGCGGATGCCGATCTGA
- the flgB gene encoding flagellar basal body rod protein FlgB, whose product MAAMDLPLFQALKSKMQWHQTRQSVLAENIANANTPGYVSRDVKSYSFQDHIGLQNIAVSTAVTKVGHISGAVSGNLPAKVEKLDSFEITPDGNNVNLEEQMMKITQNQMDFQAATTLYTKGLGLIRTALSKSV is encoded by the coding sequence ATGGCCGCAATGGACTTGCCGCTCTTCCAGGCGCTGAAGTCGAAAATGCAGTGGCACCAGACCCGCCAGAGCGTTCTGGCTGAAAACATCGCCAATGCGAATACGCCCGGATATGTGTCCAGGGACGTCAAGTCCTACTCGTTCCAGGACCATATAGGTCTTCAGAACATAGCCGTCAGTACCGCAGTCACCAAAGTCGGTCATATCTCAGGGGCCGTGTCCGGCAACCTGCCTGCGAAGGTCGAGAAACTGGACTCCTTTGAGATCACGCCCGACGGCAACAATGTGAATCTGGAAGAGCAGATGATGAAAATCACGCAGAACCAGATGGATTTCCAAGCCGCGACGACCCTCTACACCAAGGGGCTGGGTCTTATCCGGACCGCGCTTTCCAAGAGCGTTTAG
- the flgC gene encoding flagellar basal body rod protein FlgC, whose amino-acid sequence MDLIKSLFVSASGLKAQNGRMRIIAENIANANSTARTPEEEPYRRKIPTFQSHFDKELGAKTVELGKVAEDTSDFKSTHMPGHPAADENGYVLQPNVNTLIETTDMREAQRSYEANLNVIESTRRMLQRTIDILRA is encoded by the coding sequence TTGGACCTGATCAAATCCCTGTTCGTCTCAGCGAGCGGACTGAAAGCCCAGAACGGCCGGATGCGCATTATCGCGGAGAACATCGCCAATGCGAATTCGACGGCGCGCACGCCGGAGGAGGAGCCCTACAGGCGCAAGATCCCGACCTTTCAGAGCCATTTCGACAAGGAGCTCGGCGCAAAGACCGTCGAACTCGGCAAGGTTGCGGAGGACACGAGCGATTTCAAGTCGACGCACATGCCGGGACACCCGGCTGCCGACGAAAACGGCTATGTGCTTCAGCCGAACGTGAACACGCTGATCGAGACGACCGACATGCGGGAAGCTCAGCGCTCCTACGAGGCCAATCTGAACGTTATCGAGTCCACGCGCCGGATGTTGCAGCGAACGATCGACATTCTGCGCGCCTGA
- the fliQ gene encoding flagellar biosynthesis protein FliQ, with amino-acid sequence MTGGEVLDLAREAVWTMILVAAPAMVIGLLVGVVIALFQALTQIQEMTLVFVPKILAIFVTILVTLPFMSQLLEAFMGRVTEMILTTG; translated from the coding sequence ATGACCGGAGGCGAAGTACTCGATCTGGCCCGCGAGGCCGTTTGGACGATGATACTCGTGGCCGCGCCGGCCATGGTCATCGGGCTGCTCGTCGGCGTCGTGATCGCGCTGTTCCAGGCGCTGACGCAGATCCAGGAAATGACCCTGGTTTTCGTGCCCAAGATCCTCGCGATTTTCGTGACGATCCTCGTGACGCTGCCGTTCATGAGCCAGTTGCTTGAGGCGTTCATGGGACGGGTCACCGAAATGATCCTGACCACCGGCTGA
- a CDS encoding flagellar biosynthetic protein FliO: protein MYNWIESTFNVSGGATQVIAAILALIVVLLLFSIFVFVLKRLTGSSAPQNRSRQPRIAVMDSTNVDARRQLVLIRRDNVEHLLLVGGPSDLVVEQNIVRNAPVSAQRQAPNAAPASTGPGTMKMPSAPGPDIPARPEEAERQPVAAIARQEPVPTVPLKTRAEPTVRPAPKAAGAGAMIRPVSPLKNEDKTPPVAAPVSPVVSRPTLEKETGTRPDRAADLLKAATQNGFNRSTNALQNVREDTAEETGAGTVPKNRTEPEIGDAFKLKEEPEPKPAPEPGLERDASQSNEGASAPLKSLGRSIAAREQRASQAVHSITPPSSGPAARAKTALLTPVQVPKEPEDSGFVFKEQPLADAGTEPVDPAGSAVEVNRQDEKLKMSDVFGNTERFNWAEDEPAEAAEADGVGEDAPADVESAASEDAPAVSPRELKLDLEMDDLIDSETPEPQKTGPLEDVSVAPAPTAKDPEMRSEGSAPQAMKQSATLDIVPGAEPEPRVVQGLGDKNPIEDEMAKILFELGGQQNR from the coding sequence ATGTACAACTGGATTGAATCAACGTTCAACGTAAGCGGCGGCGCAACCCAGGTCATTGCCGCCATACTGGCATTGATCGTTGTCCTGCTGCTGTTCAGCATTTTCGTCTTCGTTCTGAAGCGTCTGACCGGCTCCAGCGCCCCGCAGAACAGAAGCCGGCAGCCCCGCATAGCGGTCATGGACAGCACGAATGTCGATGCCCGCAGACAGCTTGTTCTGATCCGCCGCGACAATGTCGAGCATCTTCTGCTGGTCGGCGGCCCGAGCGATCTGGTCGTCGAGCAGAACATCGTGCGCAACGCACCGGTTTCTGCACAAAGGCAGGCACCAAACGCGGCTCCGGCCAGTACCGGTCCTGGAACGATGAAGATGCCGAGCGCACCGGGTCCGGACATTCCGGCCAGACCGGAAGAGGCTGAGCGGCAGCCCGTAGCCGCCATTGCAAGGCAGGAGCCGGTGCCGACTGTTCCGCTGAAAACCAGGGCGGAACCGACCGTCAGACCAGCCCCGAAGGCCGCTGGCGCCGGCGCGATGATCCGGCCGGTCTCCCCGCTGAAAAACGAAGACAAAACCCCGCCCGTGGCAGCACCCGTCTCCCCTGTGGTTTCCAGGCCGACGCTGGAAAAAGAAACCGGTACGCGCCCTGACAGGGCTGCGGACCTTCTGAAGGCGGCCACTCAAAACGGTTTCAACCGTTCCACAAACGCCTTGCAAAATGTCAGGGAAGACACCGCAGAAGAGACTGGGGCTGGAACTGTTCCGAAAAACAGAACGGAACCCGAGATCGGTGATGCTTTCAAACTCAAAGAAGAGCCGGAGCCAAAACCGGCACCGGAACCCGGTCTTGAAAGAGACGCTTCGCAGAGCAATGAAGGCGCATCGGCGCCGCTCAAGAGCCTCGGACGTTCGATCGCTGCCCGTGAACAACGCGCCTCGCAGGCGGTTCATTCCATCACGCCCCCTTCGTCAGGCCCCGCCGCACGCGCCAAGACCGCACTCCTCACCCCGGTTCAGGTTCCCAAGGAACCCGAAGACAGCGGATTTGTATTCAAGGAACAACCGCTGGCGGATGCAGGGACGGAGCCGGTCGACCCGGCCGGTTCTGCCGTCGAAGTGAACCGGCAGGACGAGAAGCTCAAAATGTCCGACGTTTTCGGAAACACCGAAAGGTTCAACTGGGCAGAAGACGAACCGGCGGAAGCGGCCGAGGCGGATGGCGTTGGCGAGGATGCGCCGGCCGATGTGGAAAGTGCGGCCTCCGAAGACGCACCGGCAGTCTCTCCCAGAGAGCTCAAGCTGGACCTTGAGATGGATGATCTCATTGATAGCGAGACGCCGGAACCTCAAAAAACCGGTCCGCTGGAAGATGTTTCGGTCGCACCTGCCCCGACCGCAAAAGACCCGGAAATGAGATCGGAAGGATCGGCCCCGCAGGCCATGAAGCAATCTGCGACGCTGGATATTGTTCCGGGAGCCGAACCGGAACCACGTGTGGTTCAGGGGTTGGGCGACAAGAACCCGATCGAGGATGAAATGGCCAAGATCCTCTTCGAGTTGGGCGGACAGCAAAATCGATGA
- the fliP gene encoding flagellar type III secretion system pore protein FliP (The bacterial flagellar biogenesis protein FliP forms a type III secretion system (T3SS)-type pore required for flagellar assembly.), with product MSGQRRDAGHRWRFWNVGVFLALTVILSALSSPALAQEISVGFGDDASLTERAVQLVVLLTVLSLAPSILVMTTSFVRIVVVLSLLRSAIGLQTAPPNMVMVSLALFLSAFIMMPTLQAAYDAGVQPLIEGDIEFDQAYERAADPFRTFMLSQVREKDLELFQELSGQEAPEGPEDLAMATLIPAFMISELRRAFEIGFLLYLPFLIIDLVIASVLMSMGMMMLPPVVISLPFKLIFFVLVDGWNLVAGSLVKSFGGG from the coding sequence ATGAGCGGACAGCGTCGCGACGCGGGGCATCGGTGGCGGTTCTGGAACGTGGGCGTCTTTCTTGCGCTCACCGTGATCTTGTCCGCACTCTCATCGCCGGCCCTGGCTCAGGAAATTTCTGTCGGTTTCGGAGATGACGCCAGCCTGACGGAACGCGCGGTTCAGCTGGTAGTCCTGCTGACCGTTCTTTCGCTTGCGCCGTCCATCCTGGTCATGACCACAAGCTTCGTGCGCATTGTGGTCGTGCTGTCGCTGTTGCGGTCCGCAATCGGCCTTCAGACCGCGCCGCCCAACATGGTGATGGTAAGCCTGGCGCTGTTCCTGTCCGCCTTCATCATGATGCCAACCTTGCAGGCAGCCTATGACGCGGGCGTCCAGCCGCTGATAGAAGGCGATATCGAATTCGACCAGGCCTATGAACGAGCAGCGGATCCCTTCCGCACCTTCATGCTCTCGCAGGTGCGCGAAAAAGATCTGGAACTCTTCCAGGAACTCTCGGGTCAGGAGGCCCCGGAAGGGCCGGAAGATCTGGCCATGGCGACCCTCATTCCGGCATTCATGATTTCCGAACTGAGGCGCGCGTTCGAGATTGGTTTTCTGCTCTATCTTCCCTTCCTGATCATCGACCTCGTGATCGCATCGGTGCTGATGTCGATGGGCATGATGATGTTGCCGCCTGTCGTCATCTCCCTGCCCTTCAAGCTCATATTCTTTGTGCTCGTCGACGGCTGGAACCTGGTGGCCGGATCGCTGGTCAAGAGTTTCGGCGGCGGCTAG
- the fliR gene encoding flagellar biosynthetic protein FliR, translating into MTIQLDFLPDVAAAFMLMFARLGTMLMLLPALGESSIPMRFRLTIALALTLVMYPVAASLYPDNLTSNMMQLLLLLGGELAIGFGIGLCARLITSALQIAGMIMANQSGLAFALGTDIANEGQQGALYGNFLAVLGITLVFVSDSHYLVIAALYDSFTIFPPGNLPPMSDFAQNATETVAHVFTIAVRMSAPFLVVGLVFYFGLGLLNKLMPQMQIFFIAMPVNIAVGLFLLMALIATLMMFYLEHFQASIGKFIIG; encoded by the coding sequence ATGACCATTCAGCTAGATTTCCTGCCGGATGTCGCCGCCGCCTTCATGCTCATGTTCGCCCGTCTCGGAACGATGCTGATGCTTCTTCCCGCACTGGGCGAGAGCTCCATTCCGATGCGTTTCCGGCTGACCATCGCGCTTGCGCTCACACTGGTGATGTACCCGGTCGCGGCGTCGCTCTATCCGGACAACCTCACGTCAAACATGATGCAGCTGCTGTTGCTGCTCGGAGGCGAACTCGCCATCGGGTTCGGCATCGGGCTGTGTGCGCGCCTGATCACGTCGGCTCTCCAGATCGCCGGCATGATCATGGCGAACCAGTCGGGGCTTGCCTTCGCTCTGGGAACGGATATCGCCAACGAAGGCCAGCAGGGGGCTCTCTACGGCAACTTTCTGGCGGTCCTTGGAATTACGCTGGTGTTCGTGTCGGATTCGCACTACCTGGTCATCGCCGCCCTATATGACAGCTTCACGATTTTTCCGCCCGGCAATCTGCCTCCCATGAGTGATTTTGCGCAAAACGCCACGGAAACGGTTGCGCACGTGTTCACGATCGCGGTGCGCATGAGCGCGCCGTTCCTGGTGGTCGGGCTGGTGTTTTACTTCGGTCTCGGCCTGCTCAACAAGCTGATGCCGCAAATGCAGATCTTCTTTATCGCGATGCCCGTGAACATCGCCGTTGGTCTGTTCCTTCTCATGGCGCTGATCGCGACGCTGATGATGTTCTATCTCGAGCATTTCCAGGCATCGATCGGCAAGTTCATCATAGGGTGA
- a CDS encoding helix-turn-helix domain-containing protein, translating into MHNSFDPDDRLGARLRERRRQLGLSQADLAKRLRVSPQLVQKQEVGESRISAFQIFKLAEVLGVPIDYFFEVLETSERGPVRVPNKEDIISPSRHRRLNVMLIEDNANDQLLFVKAVEASRREVDVTCYSSAIEAEAHFRQIGQPGSKTVPPDLIFLDVRLPQLPGIDFLRELSRNPNYWNQPVIMLSNSVNAAEMHECYKRNASAFVCKPQDYDQFVAVMDVILQYWSEIAVSPTFY; encoded by the coding sequence ATGCACAACAGCTTCGATCCTGACGACAGACTTGGCGCGAGGTTGAGAGAGCGGCGCAGACAACTCGGGCTCAGTCAGGCCGACCTTGCCAAACGGCTTCGTGTTTCACCTCAACTTGTCCAGAAACAGGAAGTCGGAGAATCCCGGATTTCGGCATTTCAGATTTTCAAACTTGCCGAAGTCCTCGGTGTTCCCATCGACTATTTTTTCGAAGTGCTCGAGACAAGCGAACGCGGGCCGGTCAGGGTGCCGAACAAGGAAGATATCATTTCGCCCAGTCGTCATCGCCGCCTCAACGTGATGCTCATTGAAGACAATGCCAATGACCAGTTGCTGTTTGTGAAGGCCGTTGAGGCTAGCCGGCGTGAAGTCGATGTCACCTGCTACAGTTCGGCAATCGAAGCCGAGGCCCATTTCAGGCAAATCGGCCAACCGGGCAGCAAGACAGTTCCGCCGGACCTGATCTTTCTGGACGTCCGGTTGCCGCAGTTGCCGGGGATCGACTTTCTGCGTGAATTGTCGCGCAATCCCAACTACTGGAACCAGCCCGTCATCATGTTGTCGAACTCGGTGAATGCTGCCGAGATGCACGAGTGTTACAAGCGAAACGCGAGCGCATTTGTCTGCAAGCCGCAGGACTACGATCAATTCGTCGCCGTTATGGATGTCATTCTTCAGTACTGGTCCGAGATCGCAGTCTCGCCGACATTCTATTAG